One stretch of Ficedula albicollis isolate OC2 chromosome 7, FicAlb1.5, whole genome shotgun sequence DNA includes these proteins:
- the ZNF142 gene encoding zinc finger protein 142 isoform X2, giving the protein MSAAVTISEGASREMETLCSELLLPTPGEVGAVGSPGVASAGLAGTPPLAASQDLLLAEASMPGEGAHAEGSNVEIFIETVAGNVTLSNAANATEVLVKVVELYFCERCGQSFSEASLLSQHQCLLLPPPEHLELPGALLASASEGQSDPGGSELPRASTQQGSAPECLLCPVCREAFLQPGQLKEHFRTHRAPSGALPCPERGCHFSTEDRKQLRSHLRHLHGASAVSCACRACPLLFPSRQAMEQHHRTHFPFHCGHCDFVTANAKLFWQHRKGHTTESPSEMPATGGPPSSDPHGFDQCCILPSASEGREETGNCHPGCKASTAEARPAKPAGTEDSSLKGQKASAGEEDSNSSGDESPEEDGESLCKAKAKDDGKAAPKKVGVLQAQHFKGDVAEGSEYLYKTHMCPECKRCFKKRTHLVEHLHLHFPDPSLQCPNCHKYFTSKSKLKIHMMRETGEKTHRCPLCHYSSVEKNALNRHMASMHEDISNFYSDVYSCPVCEEKFRLSQALKEHLKTHKAEPKSLSCFHGDCNYCAEDRKEFVRHLKDAHGVKAVECKYHACSLLFGTAEAMEAHRKTHYAFHCQQCDFICSNKHVFRKHKKQGHPGSEQLQCSFCPYATFNPVEFHDHVGKMHANEKIHKCTECAFATAHKRVLIRHMLLHTGEKPHKCELCDFTCRDVSYLSKHMLTHSNDKNFMCTECGYITKWKHYLNVHMRKHTGDLRYQCNQCSYRCHRADQLSSHKLRHQGKSLICEVCGFACKRKYELQKHMQAKHSQNYQVPIFQCQYCTYQTKYKQALLNHENCKHTKQKEFRCALCSYCTFSNTSLFFHKRKIHGYVPGDKDWLENYASKELEINSSEALFGCELSGTLHVDSSSPLSGKEQWIKEKPSQVESQGEEGYQQVFMVPLLEQDAAPPVSSSEAEKGVGEGEQSCTIAGNALEDDCMHGNAATGSTELTVSEDVAESCTLHLEALNVSSDPLLENLTGGACVTQPESMEMLSCKEPPAAYEMLGSRDGLGLEDSGNTLEDIPDFEEEVDVQEDKVVKGSVVAGENQGKDTLEEDMGHLEGSCLEHHKVVADTEVRETSQAKLPEAWLSMLKTPEQGHLPVSEDVTTSGDNTRGGSESVLKALRKQDKEQAETLVLEGRVQMLVVQSESQVFRCEKCSYITRKEKSMTLHSKASCQSRRAPLVCHECGASFKQQRGLNTHLLKKCPVLLKSNRILKPANQEASGLCQPADQPSDNGTEAAESEKGGSEKSGHAESPWEAEMLPDQTQAAGIPLAGAQTSGCRASEKSLLGDSTEVAEEPPQLGGGTEPGGAAGASLPGKPSEKYRLEGGKLHCNACSFVCSRVSTITSHVEGGCRNLEHFWCSLCPEAFRSRQALKSHCAEKHIVHPKENEPQRTELTEGEPLSVEKDQPRELPLDAAPPKVTLPKRRRFSCPTCPFTCHQERAMKTHRKRGCVTLGEFRCSSCPFTSKVAKALRLHRRLHRKHYSKRPQLQCRQCEFTCKQARCLRQHVRIKHEGVKPHKCRYCEFSTTRRYRLEAHQSLHTGVGRIACGICSQTFGTNSKLRIHRLRVHEKTPTHFCPLCDYSSYLQNDITRHVNSCHHGELNFGCSRCEARFSSETALKQHVLRRHEEKVSYSCPRCDFVCHSEATLKCHVQKQHPHLECSTCKETFATREALEEHKTQHFSHRCELCSFAAKERQQLVRHYVESHEPAAPQDKPLHCPFCDFACQHQLVFDQHMKGHGGTRVYKCSDCEYTTKNRQKITWHIRIHTGEKPYKCHLCKYACADPSRLKYHMRIHKEERKYLCPDCGYKCKWVNQLKYHMTKHTGLKPYRCDECEYCTNRADALRVHKETRHQEARSFICEQCGKAFKTRFLLKTHLKKHSEEKPYVCNACGRAFRWAAGLRHHYLTHTNEHPFFCRYCPYKAKQKFQVIKHIQRHHPEHRAVDPSQGVGKDPSTHTVHLHTVQRESRDKGSPRMEQEGGCPAEKDGTLP; this is encoded by the exons ATGAGTGCTGCAGTGACTATATCAGAGGGTGCCAGTAGGGAGATGGAGACCCTGTGCtcggagctgctgctgcccacaccgGGAGAGGTGGGAGCCGTGGGAAGCCCTGGTGTGGCCAGCGCTGGTCTGGCTGGGACACCCCCGCTGGCTGCCAGCCAGGacttgctgctggcagaggcatcgatgcctggggaaggggctcacGCTGAAGGAAGCAATGTGGAAATATTCATCGAGACAGTGGCTGGCAATGTAACACTGAGCAATGCGGCCAATGCCACAG AGGTTCTGGTCAAAGTGGTGGAGCTGTACTTCTGCGAGAGGTGTGGCCAGAGCTTCTCAGAGGCCTCCCTGCTCTCTCAGCaccagtgcctgctgctgccccctccAGAGCACCTGGAACTCccaggggcactgctggcttCTGCCAGCGAGGGCCAGAGTGACCCCgggggctcagagctgcccagagccagcacacagcagggctctgctcccgagtgcctgctgtgccctgtctgCCGGGAGGCGTTTTTGCAGCCTGGCCAGCTCAAGGAGCACTTCAGGACCCACCGTGCCCCGTCgggagccctgccctgtcccgAGAGGGGCTGCCACTTCAGCACAGAGGACCGCAAGCAGCTGCGCAGTCACTTGCGCCACCTGCACGGGGCCTCCGCCGTGTCCTGCGCCTGCCGCGCCTGCCCGCTGCTCTTCCCCAGCCGCCAGGCCATGGAGCAGCACCACCGCACACACTTCCCCTTCCACTGCGGCCACTGCGACTTCGTCACAGCCAATGCCAAGCTCTtctggcagcacaggaagggTCACACCACTGAGTCCCCTTCTGAGATGCCCGCAACAGGCGGCCCCCCCAGTTCAGACCCCCACGGCTTTGACCAGTGCTGCATCCTGCCGTCAG CATCAGAAGGGCGGGAGGAGACAGGTAATTGCCACCCTGGCTgcaaagccagcacagcagaagccAGGCCAGCAAAGCCTGCAGGTACTGAGGACAGCTCCTTGAAGGGACAGAAAGCatcagctggagaagaggacTCGAACAGCAGTGGGGATGAGTCACCAGAGGAGGATGGCGAGAGCCTCTGCAAAGCCAAAGCCAAAGACGATGGGAAGGCAGCTCCCAAAAAAGTTGGAGTGCTACAGGCACAGCACTTCAAAG gGGATGTTGCAGAGGGCTCCGAGTACCTCTACAAAACCCACATGTGCCCCGAGTGCAAGCGGTGTTTCAAAAAGCGGACTCACCTGGTAGAGCACCTCCACCTGCACTTCCCTGaccccagcctgcagtgccccaACTGCCACAAGTACTTCACCAGCAAAAGCAAGCTGAAAATCCACATGATGCGGGAGACAGGCGAGAAGACTCATCGCTGCCCACTCTGCCACTATAGCTCAGTGGAGAAGAACGCCCTCAACCGCCACATGGCCAGCATGCATGAGGACATCTCCAACTTCTACTCTGATGTTTACTCCTGCCCCGTCTGTGAGGAGAAGTTTCGGCTCAGCCAGGCCCTCAAGGAGCATTTGAAGACTCACAAAGCCGAACCCAAGAGTCTGAGCTGCTTCCACGGGGACTGCAACTATTGTGCAGAGGACCGGAAGGAGTTTGTCCGTCACCTCAAGGATGCTCATGGTGTCAAGGCAGTGGAGTGCAAGTACCATGCCTGCTCGCTGCTCTTCGGCACGGCCGAGGCCATGGAGGCTCACCGGAAAACCCACTATGCCTTCCACTGCCAGCAGTGTGACTTCATCTGCTCTAACAAGCACGTTTTCCGCAAGCACAAGAAGCAGGGGCACCCGGGCAGCgagcagctccagtgcagtTTCTGCCCCTATGCCACTTTCAACCCTGTGGAGTTTCACGACCATGTGGGCAAGATGCACGCCAACGAGAAGATCCACAAGTGCACCGAGTGTGCCTTCGCCACAGCACACAAACGGGTGCTCATCCGGCACATGCTGTTGCACACTG GAGAGAAACCTCACAAGTGTGAGCTCTGCGACTTCACGTGCCGGGATGTGAGTTACCTGTCCAAGCACATGCTGACCCACTCCAACGACAAGAACTTCATGTGCACCGAGTGCGGGTACATCACCAAGTGGAAGCATTACCTGAACGTCCACATGCGCAAGCACACTGGAGATCTCCG GTACCAATGTAACCAGTGCTCGTACCGGTGTCACCGTGCTGACCAGCTGAGCAGCCACAAGCTGCGGCACCAGGGTAAAAGTCTGATCTGCGAGGTGTGCGGCTTCGCCTGCAAGCGCAAGTACGAGCTGCAGAAGCACATGCAGGCAAAGCACTCGCAGAACTACCAGGTGCCTATCTTCCAGTGCCAGTACTGCACCTACCAGACCAAGTACAAGCAGGCACTGCTGAACCATGAGAACTGCAAGCACACCAAGCAGAAGGAGTTTCGCTGTGCCCTGTGTTCGTACTGCACATTCAGTAACACCAGCCTCTTTTTCCATAAGCGCAAGATTCATGGCTATGTTCCTGGTGACAAGGACTGGCTGGAAAATTAtgccagcaaggagctggagatCAACTCATCTGAGGCACTCTTTGGCTGTGAGCTCAGTGGAACCCTGCATGTGGATTCCAGTTCCCCCCTCTCTGGCAAGGAGCAGTGGATAAAGGAGAAGCCATCCCAGGTGGAGtcccagggagaagagggaTACCAGCAAGTGTTCATGGTGCCCCTCCTTGAGCAGGATGCCGCTCCACCAGTGAGCAGTAGCGAGGCAGAGAAGGGTGTGGGcgagggggagcagagctgtacTATTGCTGGCAATGCCCTGGAAGATGACTGCATGCATGGAAATGCTGCCACAGGCTCTACCGAGCTCACTGTTTCTGAAGATGTGGCAGAGAGCTGCACCTTGCACTTGGAGGCACTGAATGTCTCGTCTGACCCTCTCCTGGAGAACTTGACTGGAGGAGCCTGTGTGACCCAGCCAGAGAGCATGGAGATGCTGTCCTGCAAGGAGCCTCCTGCAGCCTATGAGATGCTGGGCTCCCGGGATGGCCTTGGCTTGGAAGACAGTGGCAATACACTCGAAGACATCCCAGACTTTGAGGAAGAGGTAGATGTACAGGAAGACAAGGTGGTGAAAGGCAGTGTAGTGGCAGGAGAGAACCAGGGAAAAGACACCCTAGAGGAGGACATGGGTCACCTTGAGGGGTCATGCTTGGAGCACCACAAGGTGGTGGCAGACACTGAGGTGAGAGAGACCAGCCAGGCCAAGCTGCCAGAGGCCTGGCTCAGCATGCTGAAGACACCTGAACAGGGCCACCTGCCTGTCTCAGAGGATGTGACCACCTCTGGTGACAATACCAGGGGCGGCTCAGAGTCAGTGTTGAAGGCTCTGCGGaaacaggacaaggagcaggcagagacacTGGTGCTGGAAGGCAGGGTGCAGATGCTGGTGGTGCAGTCGGAGAGCCAGGTCTTTAGGTGCGAGAAGTGCTCATATATCACACGGAAGGAGAAATCCATGACCCTGCACTCCAAAGCCAGCTGCCAGAGCCGCCGGGCCCCGCTCGTGTGCCATGAGTGTGGCGCCAGCTTTAAGCAGCAGAGGGGACTGAACACCCACCTCCTAAAGAAGTGCCCAGTTCTCCTGAAGAGCAACAGGATCCTCAAACCAGCCAATCAGGAGGCATCTGGACTGTGCCAGCCTGCTGACCAGCCTAGTGATAATGgtacagaagcagcagagagcgAGAAGGGAGGCTCAGAGAAGTCTGGGCATGCTGAGAGCCCTTGGGAAGCTGAAATGCTACCTGATCAAACACAAGCAGCAGGCATTCCTTTGGCTGGGGCACAGACATCAGGCTGTCGTGCCTCtgagaaatccctgctgggtgACAGCACAGAAGTGGCAGAAGAGCCTCCCCAGCTAGGGGGTGGGACTGAGCCAGGTGGGGCTGCCGGtgcctccctgcctgggaaGCCCTCAGAGAAATACCGActggagggagggaagctgCACTGCAATGCCTGCTCCTTCGTGTGCTCCCGTGTCTCCACCATCACCTCCCACGTGGAGGGTGGCTGCCGAAACCTGGAGCATTTCTGGTGCTCTCTGTGCCCTGAGGCCTTCCGCTCCCGGCAGGCCCTCAAGAGCCACTGTGCTGAAAAGCACATCGTGCATCCCAAGGAGAACGAACCCCAAAGGACCGAACTCACTGAGGGGGAGCCACTCAGTGTTGAGAAAGACCAGCCCAGAGAGCTCCCACTGGACGCAGCCCCACCAAAAGTCACCCTGCCCAAGAGGAGGCGCTTCTCCTGCCCCACCTGCCCCTTCACCTGCCACCAGGAACGGGCCATGAAGACTCACAGAAAGAGGGGCTGCGTGACCCTGGGTGAGTTtcgctgcagctcctgccccttcACCTCCAAGGTGGCGAAAGCCCTGCGGCTGCACCGCAGGCTGCATCGCAAGCATTACAGCAAGCGGCCGCAGCTGCAGTGCCGCCAGTGCGAGTTCACCTGCAAGCAGGCCCGGTGCCTGCGGCAGCACGTCCGCATCAAGCACGAGGGGGTGAAGCCGCACAAGTGCCGCTACTGCGAGTTCAGCACCACGCGGCGCTACCGCCTGGAGGCCCACCAGTCCCTGCACACCGGCGTGGGGCGCATCGCCTGCGGCATCTGCAGCCAGACCTTCGGCACCAACTCCAAGCTGCGCATCCACCGCCTGCGGGTGCACGAGAAGACACCCACCCACTTCTGCCCGCTCTGCGACTACAGCAGCTACCTGCAGAACGACATCACCCGCCACGTCAACAGCTGCCACCATGGCGAGCTCAACTTCGGCTGCTCCCGCTGCGAGGCTCGCTTCAGCTCTGAGACGGCCCTCAAGCAGCACGTCCTGCGGCGGCACGAGGAGAAGGTTTCCTACAGCTGCCCGCGCTGCGACTTCGTGTGTCACAGTGAGGCCACGCTCAAGTGCCACGTGCAGAAGCAGCACCCGCACCTGGAGTGCAGCACCTGCAAGGAGACCTTCGCCACCCGGGAGGCACTGGAGGAGCACAAGACGCAGCATTTCAGCCACCGCTGTGAGCTGTGCAGCTTTGCAGCCAAGGAGCGGCAGCAGCTGGTGCGGCATTACGTGGAGAGCCACGAGCCGGCCGCCCCCCAGGACAAACCCCTGCACTGCCCTTTCTGTGACTTTGCCTGCCAGCACCAGCTTGTGTTTGACCAGCACATGAAGGGCCACGGGGGCACCCGCGTGTACAAGTGCTCGGACTGTGAGTACACCACCAAGAACAGGCAAAAGATCACGTGGCACATCCGCATCCACACTGGTGAGAAGCCCTACAAGTGCCACCTCTGTAAATACGCCTGCGCTGACCCCTCACGTCTCAAG TATCACATGCGGATCCACAAGGAGGAGAGGAAGTACCTCTGCCCTGACTGCGGCTACAAATGCAAGTGGGTGAACCAGCTCAAGTACCACATGACAAAGCACACGG GCCTGAAGCCATACCGCTGCGACGAGTGCGAGTACTGCACCAACCGTGCGGACGCCCTGCGGGTGCACAAGGAGACGCGGCACCAGGAGGCCCGTTCCTTCATCTGTGAGCAGTGTGGCAAGGCCTTCAAGACCCGCTTTCTCCTCAAGACTCACCTGAAGAAGCACAGTGAGGAGAAGCCCTACGTGTGCAACGCCTGCGGGCGGGCTTTCCGCTGGGCAGCTGGCCTGCGCCACCACTACCTGACCCACACCAACGAGCACCCCTTCTTCTGCCGCTACTGCCCCTACAAGGCCAAGCAGAAATTCCAGGTCATCAAACACATCCAGCGGCATCACCCTGAGCACAGGGCCGTTGACCCGAGCCAGGGGGTGGGAAAGGATCCCAGCACCCACACCGTCCACCTTCACACCGTGCAGAGGGAGAGCCGGGACAAGGGGTCTCCCAGGATGGAGCAAGAAGGAGGgtgccctgcagagaaggatgGCACGCTGCCCTGA